A window of the Parabacteroides merdae ATCC 43184 genome harbors these coding sequences:
- a CDS encoding DUF3108 domain-containing protein, whose product MKVNNHRQGIIAAATWECRSDIVRLWLIFLLLLSAVCAKAQEIPVRHRFSPGEEVQYELYFKWGLLMPRAGHATLSIRDAEYEGEPSYHYRLIFRTSGIIEKVYKMRDTIDCHFTPDMLLLRSEKRVNENDYYLIDDIRFSYDRKKILAHSHRYTPTRTKIDTMLVTEDPHMFDMLGATMYLRSLDWDKMKSGESFPFQVAIGRERINISFRYTGQQIVERSETLKYRTRHFYIDIYDDAFTQSKEAAEIWIGDDENHIPIKIRAKLKIGAAEVYYKSSKGLRYPLTSRVEIKRR is encoded by the coding sequence ATGAAAGTCAACAATCATCGTCAAGGAATAATAGCGGCGGCAACATGGGAATGCCGTTCTGACATCGTCCGCCTGTGGCTGATATTTTTGCTATTGCTATCAGCCGTGTGTGCGAAAGCGCAGGAAATCCCAGTCCGCCACAGGTTCAGCCCCGGCGAGGAAGTGCAGTATGAGTTATACTTCAAATGGGGCCTTCTGATGCCCCGTGCAGGCCACGCCACCCTTTCCATCCGCGACGCGGAATACGAGGGCGAGCCGTCCTATCACTACCGGCTCATCTTCCGTACCTCCGGCATTATCGAGAAGGTCTATAAGATGCGAGATACGATCGATTGCCATTTTACCCCCGACATGCTGCTTCTACGGAGTGAGAAGCGGGTAAACGAGAATGACTATTATCTGATAGACGACATCCGTTTCTCCTACGACAGGAAGAAGATACTCGCTCATTCCCACCGTTATACGCCCACCCGCACGAAGATCGACACGATGCTCGTGACGGAAGACCCACACATGTTCGACATGCTGGGAGCAACGATGTATCTGCGTTCCCTGGACTGGGACAAGATGAAAAGCGGTGAGAGCTTCCCTTTCCAAGTGGCGATCGGACGCGAACGCATCAACATCAGTTTCCGCTATACCGGGCAGCAGATCGTTGAACGAAGTGAGACGTTGAAGTACAGAACCCGCCATTTCTATATCGACATCTACGACGACGCCTTTACCCAAAGCAAGGAAGCCGCCGAGATCTGGATCGGCGACGACGAGAACCATATCCCGATCAAGATACGCGCCAAGCTGAAGATCGGTGCGGCCGAAGTCTATTATAAGTCCTCCAAAGGCTTGCGCTATCCGCTCACTTCGCGGGTAGAAATCAAGAGACGGTAA
- the lepB gene encoding signal peptidase I, with protein sequence MKKFSKKQWIKFSIAAVLYLLFTLWMQNAWLLLGLIVLVDIFLTGYIPWGAWKRTKNPQVRNVLEWVDDILFALVAVYFINIFIFQNYQIPSSSLEKSLLVGDYLFVSKLSYGPRVPNTPVAFPLVQNTLPFFNCKSYLDWPEWDYKRVKGLGHVKRNDIVVFNFPAGDTVALKVQNPDYYHLVEQYGREAILLNKADFGDVIYRPVDKRENYVKRCIGMPGDTIEIRDNQVYIDGVAAKNPEKMQLNYFVETDGSMLSEEQFRLLDVSKADRVLIDGSYNPQYMSMLNIQPNANGQYNPIYHFPLTQKTLEVAKKLPVVKRVVLEPDPVGTDSYYPVDYQTGWSRDNYGPLWIPKKGTTIPLTERNIALYKRCIVNYEHNKLEVKDSKVYINGKPETTYTFKYDYYWMMGDNRHNSADSRSWGFVPEDHIVGKPIMIWLSLDKDRSLFDGGIRWNRMFRWVHPD encoded by the coding sequence ATGAAGAAGTTTTCCAAGAAACAATGGATTAAATTCAGCATAGCAGCCGTTCTCTACCTGCTTTTCACGCTTTGGATGCAGAATGCCTGGTTGTTGTTGGGCCTGATTGTCCTTGTCGATATTTTTCTGACCGGGTATATCCCTTGGGGAGCCTGGAAACGTACCAAGAATCCGCAGGTACGCAATGTGTTGGAATGGGTGGATGATATCCTGTTTGCATTGGTTGCCGTCTATTTCATCAATATCTTTATTTTCCAGAATTACCAGATTCCCAGTTCCTCGCTGGAGAAGTCCTTGTTAGTGGGTGACTATCTGTTTGTGAGTAAGCTCAGCTATGGACCGCGCGTGCCGAATACGCCGGTCGCTTTCCCACTGGTACAAAACACATTACCCTTCTTCAACTGCAAGTCATATTTGGACTGGCCGGAATGGGACTACAAACGGGTGAAAGGCCTCGGTCATGTGAAACGGAATGATATTGTGGTGTTCAACTTCCCTGCCGGCGATACGGTTGCACTAAAAGTTCAGAATCCGGATTATTATCATTTGGTAGAACAATACGGACGGGAAGCCATCCTGTTGAATAAAGCGGATTTCGGTGATGTGATCTATCGCCCTGTTGATAAACGAGAGAATTATGTCAAACGGTGTATCGGTATGCCGGGCGACACGATCGAGATTCGTGACAACCAGGTCTACATCGATGGTGTTGCTGCCAAGAATCCGGAAAAGATGCAGCTTAACTACTTCGTCGAGACGGATGGCTCCATGTTGAGTGAGGAGCAGTTCCGTTTACTGGATGTCAGCAAAGCCGACCGTGTATTGATCGATGGAAGCTATAATCCCCAATATATGTCTATGTTGAATATTCAGCCGAATGCCAACGGGCAGTATAACCCGATTTACCATTTCCCGCTGACTCAAAAGACATTGGAAGTAGCTAAAAAACTTCCGGTCGTGAAACGTGTGGTTCTCGAACCGGATCCCGTAGGAACCGATTCCTATTATCCGGTTGACTACCAGACCGGATGGAGTCGTGACAATTACGGACCACTATGGATCCCGAAGAAGGGAACCACGATCCCGTTGACGGAACGTAATATAGCCCTTTATAAACGCTGTATCGTCAATTATGAACATAATAAATTGGAAGTAAAGGATAGTAAGGTTTACATCAACGGCAAGCCGGAAACGACCTATACGTTCAAATACGATTATTACTGGATGATGGGTGACAACCGCCACAACAGTGCCGACAGCCGTTCCTGGGGTTTCGTGCCGGAAGACCATATCGTAGGTAAGCCGATCATGATCTGGCTGTCACTGGATAAGGATCGTAGCTTGTTTGACGGCGGTATTCGCTGGAACCGTATGTTCCGTTGGGTACACCCGGATTAA
- a CDS encoding DUF2851 family protein produces the protein MERLLHYVWKYKLYTATPLITTEGRPVQVIDPGMQNTDAGPDFFNAKIKIDGTLWVGSVEIHDKSSDWLLHHHDTDKAYDCVILHIIGFNDFQPVRTNGNPIPQMLLTVPENILRSIDWLLYREAALPCLDHITGIAPLHIACWMEALLSERLERKTHDIFLLLDAYQTDWNEVFYITLTRNFGFGVNNDAFERLAKSLPLRCIQKQRNSHSQIEAMLFGQAGMLEEENDDHYYRLLQREYDFLRHKFGLSPMEDFVFKNLRTRPVNFPYLKVAQLAALWVRYDTLFSAILEARSTGEIKKYFRIPPSGYWETHYHFRYASPRKEKTIGENALNILLINTVVPMLFAYGLHNKRPEYCERATRLLESIPPEKNTIVTTFYNAGITVRHAGDSQALIQLKREYCEKKKCLYCRIGFRMLKTTIGQKSV, from the coding sequence ATGGAACGTTTATTACATTATGTTTGGAAATACAAACTTTACACGGCCACACCATTGATAACAACAGAGGGACGTCCCGTCCAGGTAATCGATCCCGGAATGCAGAATACGGATGCAGGTCCCGATTTTTTCAATGCGAAGATCAAAATAGACGGAACGCTATGGGTAGGAAGTGTCGAAATTCATGATAAATCTTCCGACTGGCTGCTCCATCATCATGATACGGATAAGGCATACGACTGTGTAATCCTTCACATTATAGGCTTTAATGATTTCCAGCCAGTTCGAACGAACGGAAACCCGATTCCACAAATGCTCCTGACTGTTCCGGAAAATATTCTCCGCAGTATAGACTGGCTGCTTTACCGAGAGGCGGCTCTTCCGTGCCTCGATCACATAACCGGGATCGCTCCTTTACATATAGCCTGTTGGATGGAAGCCTTGCTAAGCGAGCGGCTGGAACGGAAAACACATGACATATTCCTCCTTTTGGATGCGTATCAGACAGACTGGAATGAAGTTTTTTATATTACTTTAACCCGAAACTTCGGCTTTGGTGTGAATAATGATGCTTTTGAAAGGCTGGCAAAGAGCTTGCCGCTTCGTTGCATTCAAAAACAGCGGAACAGCCATTCGCAGATAGAAGCAATGCTTTTCGGACAGGCAGGAATGTTAGAGGAGGAAAACGACGATCATTACTACCGCTTGTTGCAACGGGAATACGATTTTTTACGCCATAAGTTCGGCCTGTCACCAATGGAAGATTTCGTATTTAAGAACCTACGGACACGGCCTGTCAACTTTCCGTATCTGAAAGTGGCACAGTTAGCCGCACTTTGGGTACGGTACGACACTCTGTTTTCTGCCATTCTTGAAGCCAGGAGCACCGGAGAGATCAAAAAGTATTTCAGGATTCCTCCATCCGGTTATTGGGAGACACATTATCATTTCCGGTATGCTTCTCCCCGAAAGGAAAAGACCATAGGCGAAAACGCCCTGAACATCCTACTGATAAACACGGTCGTTCCGATGCTCTTTGCCTACGGCCTACATAACAAACGTCCCGAATATTGCGAACGTGCTACCCGCCTTTTAGAAAGTATTCCTCCGGAAAAGAACACTATCGTCACCACCTTCTACAACGCCGGTATCACCGTCCGCCACGCTGGCGACAGCCAGGCTTTGATCCAATTAAAACGCGAATATTGCGAAAAGAAGAAATGTTTGTATTGCAGGATCGGGTTCAGGATGTTGAAAACGACAATCGGACAAAAGTCCGTTTAA
- a CDS encoding potassium/proton antiporter, whose translation MFHELQIFENPEAILLVASIIFFFSIIAGKAGFRFGLPALLLFLGVGMLFGSDGLGIQFSNPSAAQFIGMLALSIILFSGGMDTKMSEIKPIATEGVVLATVGVLLTTLITGGFIYYVFLWSTGYETLTVAESMLMAAVMSSTDSASVFSILRSKGVYLKQRLRPTLELESGSNDPMAYMLTLLIIAYIQVGGMNLQEAVLQLLVQLSVGAIAGFLLGKLAVLMINKINMDNESLYPILLLTTAFFTFSATTLCKGNGYLAVYIAGLVVGNAKIVHKKSMGTFFDGFAWLWQIVMFLTLGLLVNPHELLPVAPVGLLVGVFMILIARPATIFLCLLPFKNFTTKGKLYISWVGLRGAVPIIFATYPWIAGVDHGGMIFNIVFFITILSLLIQGTTVTQAAKWLGLVDKPERKDVFGIELPEDIKSAMSEIDITPAVLSHGNKLMQLTLPDHTLAVMVKRDGHYFIPKGNTELKENDKLLMISDNDEALLQAYDSLGVKNYTMKKN comes from the coding sequence ATGTTCCACGAATTACAAATCTTCGAGAATCCGGAAGCAATCCTGTTGGTTGCTTCGATTATCTTTTTCTTCAGTATTATTGCCGGTAAAGCCGGTTTCCGTTTCGGCCTTCCCGCCTTGCTTCTCTTTTTAGGTGTCGGAATGCTGTTCGGCAGCGACGGCTTAGGCATTCAGTTCAGCAATCCCAGTGCAGCACAGTTCATAGGCATGTTGGCGTTGAGTATCATCCTGTTTTCCGGTGGTATGGATACTAAAATGTCCGAGATCAAGCCGATAGCCACAGAAGGAGTTGTCCTTGCAACAGTGGGAGTATTGCTAACGACGCTTATAACGGGAGGTTTTATCTATTATGTGTTTTTGTGGTCTACAGGTTATGAAACGCTTACGGTAGCCGAATCTATGCTGATGGCGGCAGTGATGTCGTCTACAGACTCTGCTTCCGTCTTTTCCATCCTTAGGAGCAAAGGGGTTTATTTGAAACAACGCCTGCGTCCGACCCTCGAATTGGAGAGCGGTAGCAACGACCCGATGGCATATATGCTTACCTTGCTTATTATCGCTTATATACAGGTCGGGGGTATGAACTTGCAGGAAGCTGTCCTGCAATTGCTCGTCCAGCTATCCGTCGGTGCGATAGCCGGTTTCCTGTTAGGTAAGCTGGCCGTTCTGATGATCAACAAGATCAATATGGACAACGAGTCTTTATATCCGATCTTATTGTTGACAACTGCTTTCTTCACTTTCTCGGCGACTACTTTATGTAAAGGGAACGGCTATCTGGCCGTGTACATTGCCGGCCTGGTCGTGGGGAACGCTAAGATTGTGCATAAAAAGAGTATGGGAACTTTCTTCGACGGTTTTGCCTGGCTGTGGCAGATCGTCATGTTCCTCACGTTAGGTCTGTTGGTGAACCCGCACGAGTTGCTGCCAGTCGCTCCAGTAGGCCTTTTAGTGGGAGTATTTATGATACTGATAGCTCGTCCAGCAACGATTTTCCTGTGTTTGCTTCCATTTAAAAACTTTACAACAAAAGGAAAGCTATATATCTCGTGGGTGGGACTTCGTGGAGCAGTTCCGATAATCTTCGCAACTTATCCTTGGATTGCCGGAGTCGATCATGGAGGCATGATCTTTAATATCGTGTTTTTCATCACGATCCTTTCCCTATTGATACAAGGAACAACCGTAACACAGGCTGCCAAATGGCTCGGACTTGTCGACAAGCCGGAGCGAAAAGATGTGTTCGGTATCGAATTGCCGGAAGATATTAAGAGTGCCATGAGTGAAATAGACATCACTCCTGCTGTCCTTTCTCATGGAAACAAATTGATGCAACTCACCTTGCCCGACCACACCCTTGCCGTTATGGTGAAAAGAGACGGACATTATTTCATCCCGAAAGGCAACACGGAGCTGAAAGAAAATGACAAACTTTTGATGATTTCCGATAACGACGAGGCCTTGTTACAGGCATACGATTCGTTAGGGGTGAAAAACTATACGATGAAAAAGAACTGA
- a CDS encoding sensor histidine kinase, with translation MFSARLYIRILLQVVAIVLVAGLGVAGIVTGRAVILGFVALFIAAWLISLLVYYLNASNRRIQLFLDAIEDDESMLYFPEDIGSREQRRLHAAFNRIHMLMTENRRKAFDRELHCKEYESWDKLMHVLTHEIMNSIAPVVSLSGTLLSYFRTKDAPKSSGEITDATIRKTIRGLDTIKSQGQTLMHFTESYRQFAYLKQPEPEPFPLTYLLQNLQTLYLPDMQRQHIDFSLVLFQPEITVHADEKLLSQVLINLLKNAMQALEGQADGKIRMEVDTEKNQLLIRVTDNGPGVPSDLIEDIFVPFFTTKATGSGIGLSLSRQIIRMHGGELSVASLPYRETCFTVSLPVKP, from the coding sequence ATGTTCAGTGCCCGTCTATACATACGCATTCTTTTGCAAGTGGTTGCCATCGTACTGGTGGCGGGCTTGGGCGTGGCCGGCATCGTTACGGGGCGGGCAGTCATACTGGGTTTCGTGGCCCTCTTTATCGCAGCGTGGCTGATCAGTCTCCTTGTCTATTATCTCAACGCTTCGAACCGGAGGATACAGCTTTTCCTGGATGCCATCGAGGACGACGAATCGATGCTCTATTTCCCCGAAGACATCGGAAGCCGGGAACAGCGTCGCCTGCATGCCGCCTTCAACCGCATACACATGTTGATGACCGAGAACAGACGGAAGGCGTTCGACCGCGAACTGCATTGCAAGGAATATGAATCGTGGGATAAGCTGATGCATGTCCTGACACACGAAATCATGAACTCCATCGCTCCGGTCGTCTCCCTCTCCGGCACGCTCCTTTCTTATTTCCGGACGAAAGACGCGCCGAAAAGCAGCGGGGAGATCACCGATGCCACCATCCGCAAGACGATACGGGGATTGGATACCATCAAAAGCCAGGGGCAAACCCTGATGCATTTCACCGAATCGTACCGGCAGTTCGCTTACCTGAAGCAGCCGGAGCCTGAGCCATTCCCGCTCACGTATCTGCTGCAAAACCTGCAAACTCTGTACTTGCCGGATATGCAACGGCAGCATATTGATTTCTCCCTCGTGCTGTTCCAGCCGGAGATAACGGTCCATGCAGACGAAAAGCTGCTGTCACAAGTCTTGATCAACCTGCTGAAGAACGCTATGCAGGCACTCGAAGGGCAGGCGGATGGAAAGATCCGTATGGAAGTCGATACGGAGAAGAATCAATTGCTTATCCGGGTGACGGACAACGGTCCTGGCGTCCCTTCCGACCTGATAGAAGATATCTTCGTCCCCTTCTTCACCACCAAGGCTACGGGAAGCGGCATTGGGTTGAGCCTTTCCCGGCAGATCATACGGATGCATGGAGGAGAATTGTCGGTGGCTTCGCTACCTTACCGGGAAACCTGCTTCACGGTTTCTTTACCTGTAAAGCCTTAA
- the dapB gene encoding 4-hydroxy-tetrahydrodipicolinate reductase: MKIALIGYGKMGKTIEQIALGRGHQIVSIVDINNPEEIHSDKFKSADVAIEFTTPATAFNNYMQCFAAGIPVVSGTTGWLDKIGQVKDMCEKEGKTFFYASNFSIGVNIFFAINKYLAKIMNNFSAYDIKMMETHHIHKLDAPSGTAITLAEGIIENVDRKDRWTLETAEKTTDIPIHAIRKGEVPGIHEITYESDVDTISIKHDAKSRAGFALGAVIAAEFTAGKKGFLGMDDMLKF; this comes from the coding sequence ATGAAGATTGCACTTATCGGTTACGGAAAGATGGGAAAAACTATCGAGCAGATAGCACTTGGAAGAGGACACCAAATCGTGTCTATCGTAGATATCAATAACCCTGAAGAAATACACTCCGACAAATTCAAGAGTGCTGACGTCGCGATCGAGTTTACGACTCCGGCTACAGCATTCAACAATTATATGCAATGTTTTGCAGCAGGCATTCCGGTTGTTTCCGGTACGACAGGATGGCTTGACAAGATTGGGCAAGTCAAAGATATGTGCGAAAAAGAGGGTAAAACTTTTTTCTATGCCTCCAATTTCAGCATCGGTGTAAATATATTCTTCGCTATCAACAAATATCTGGCAAAGATTATGAATAATTTCTCCGCTTACGATATCAAAATGATGGAAACCCACCATATCCATAAATTGGATGCTCCTAGCGGAACAGCTATCACACTGGCGGAAGGAATCATTGAAAACGTGGACCGTAAAGACCGCTGGACTTTGGAAACGGCTGAGAAAACAACCGATATACCTATCCATGCCATTCGTAAAGGAGAAGTTCCGGGTATCCACGAAATCACATACGAGTCGGATGTCGACACGATCAGCATCAAGCACGATGCGAAGAGTCGTGCCGGATTTGCCTTGGGCGCTGTTATTGCCGCCGAATTTACTGCTGGAAAGAAAGGTTTCCTCGGAATGGATGATATGCTTAAATTTTAA
- the lepB gene encoding signal peptidase I → MGKKIHNNINGAGGRKSRLYVSWVVTIVIAFLIVIPVRRFCIESYRISTSAMEDALHQGDYILVNKLPLEGNPGRNKVVLFTSPLLKDTVSNPLLLSRCIGMPGDTILVSGDGYEVNGKLLPHSPRALNTCFITQKSAADFLKALQKLSIPVRNWKSETFGFSFSLTSFEEYQLREELTEEMNIHFIRNQSAPYKLVVPRKGRAYRLDEAALVACKEAILAEAGEKAVFRDGKLYLDGRETAFFFFEQDYYWMLSDNVNESVDSRHLGFVPRDHIIGNAWLCWFSRDKQRIFKPVN, encoded by the coding sequence ATGGGGAAAAAGATTCATAATAACATAAACGGGGCGGGTGGACGTAAAAGTCGCCTCTACGTGAGTTGGGTGGTAACGATTGTTATCGCCTTTCTCATTGTTATACCTGTCCGCCGTTTCTGTATCGAATCTTACCGGATATCAACGAGTGCGATGGAAGATGCATTGCATCAAGGCGATTATATCTTGGTAAATAAATTGCCGCTTGAAGGAAATCCGGGACGGAACAAGGTCGTGCTGTTTACCAGTCCGCTCCTGAAAGACACGGTGAGTAACCCATTGTTATTGAGCCGTTGTATCGGTATGCCTGGGGATACTATCTTGGTGAGTGGCGACGGGTATGAGGTGAACGGGAAGCTGCTACCTCACTCTCCTCGTGCGCTTAACACCTGTTTCATTACCCAGAAGAGTGCCGCCGATTTCCTGAAAGCGCTGCAAAAGTTGAGCATACCTGTGCGGAACTGGAAGAGCGAGACGTTCGGTTTTTCTTTTTCCCTGACTTCTTTCGAAGAATATCAATTGCGTGAAGAACTGACGGAAGAGATGAATATTCATTTTATCCGGAATCAGTCTGCTCCGTACAAGCTGGTTGTTCCCCGTAAAGGCCGGGCATACCGCCTGGATGAAGCTGCCCTTGTCGCTTGCAAGGAAGCGATATTGGCCGAGGCCGGAGAAAAGGCTGTTTTTCGTGACGGAAAGCTATATTTAGATGGAAGGGAAACTGCGTTTTTCTTCTTCGAACAAGATTATTACTGGATGCTTTCCGACAATGTAAACGAATCGGTCGATTCCCGCCATTTAGGCTTTGTTCCGCGTGACCATATCATCGGAAATGCCTGGTTATGTTGGTTCAGCCGTGACAAACAACGAATCTTTAAACCCGTAAACTGA
- a CDS encoding WbqC family protein — protein sequence MQPVYISTTYLGPVQQYCKLFQYPEVHLETAENYLKQTFRNRCTIAAANGPLALSIPIVKPDTLKCPTKDIRISDHGNWRHLHWNALVSAYNMSPFFEYYEEDFAPFYEKKYEFLFDYNEELRQLICRLLDLHPNVIYTEEYQSEVPNDFREIIRPKHEGEDPSFSPKPYYQVFQGKHGFLPNMSIVDLLFNMGPEGLLVLRDSIVASKQP from the coding sequence ATGCAACCCGTTTATATTTCTACTACCTATTTGGGGCCGGTCCAGCAATATTGCAAACTGTTCCAATATCCGGAAGTACACTTGGAAACAGCTGAAAACTACCTCAAGCAAACCTTCCGGAACCGTTGTACCATTGCCGCCGCCAACGGTCCGTTAGCTTTATCTATCCCCATCGTGAAGCCGGACACGTTGAAGTGTCCGACCAAGGACATCCGTATCTCCGATCATGGGAACTGGCGTCACCTGCATTGGAATGCTTTGGTTTCGGCTTATAATATGAGTCCGTTTTTCGAATATTACGAAGAGGACTTCGCTCCTTTTTACGAGAAAAAATATGAGTTCCTATTCGATTACAATGAGGAATTGCGTCAGTTGATCTGTCGCCTGCTTGACCTGCATCCGAATGTTATTTATACGGAAGAATACCAGTCCGAAGTGCCGAACGATTTCCGTGAGATCATCCGGCCGAAACATGAAGGAGAAGATCCGTCCTTCTCCCCGAAACCCTATTATCAGGTTTTTCAGGGCAAGCACGGATTTCTTCCGAATATGAGTATTGTGGATTTACTGTTCAACATGGGACCGGAAGGGCTGTTGGTGTTACGTGATTCCATTGTAGCATCGAAGCAGCCCTGA
- a CDS encoding Ig-like domain-containing protein translates to MDTKYIRNSFRLLYGMLLLTVIYSCANIGSPNGGPYDETPPKFVSSTPVPNQINYTGKKIEILFDELIQIEKPSENVIITPPQMELPVIRSAGKKAVIELKDTLKPNTTYTIDFTNSISDNNEKNVFENFSFAFSTGDIIDTLEVSGVLLNAENLEPMPGITIGLHNNLEDSAFVKLPFVRTSRTNDKGQFTIRNITPGTYHIFALNDVNRDYKFDQPGEDIAFLDSVIVPSFELTTRQDTTWKDSLTIDTIRTVGYTRFFPDNIELRLFKEKFERQYMVKPERPDEKYFTLRFNTKLDTVPVPVPINFTPEDSTWYFVQQTEGGAAVNYWLADSTVWKQDTLQVQVSYPKSDSLNILRPQTDTVQLVLRRRPAEKKKKKKKDEPDPIVFLGMQVDAPGSMDLFDTISVTFNEPVLDINKEMFFLDQKIDTVWNTVDFDFFPDSTNSLNYFIRRPWKYGEEYRIEVDSAAIHSLYGKWNDFFTGEFKIKKEDEYGHLYLNINGVDTTAFVELLSSGDAPVRKAKVKDGGVLFMDLKPDKYYARIVIDTNGNGVWDTGNYIEKRQPEEVYYSPKMYEIMQNWQVEETWNVNSTPLAKQKPLEITKNKPKEATKKKRNYKDESQQSSSRNNSGGNMGMPF, encoded by the coding sequence ATGGATACTAAATATATACGAAATTCATTCCGCCTGTTGTATGGAATGCTGCTGTTGACTGTCATTTATTCGTGTGCCAATATCGGTAGTCCGAACGGAGGACCCTATGATGAAACACCTCCCAAATTCGTAAGCAGTACACCGGTCCCAAATCAGATTAATTATACAGGTAAAAAGATAGAAATCCTCTTTGACGAGCTGATCCAGATCGAGAAACCTTCGGAGAACGTGATTATCACTCCGCCCCAGATGGAACTACCGGTTATCCGCTCTGCCGGAAAGAAGGCGGTGATCGAATTGAAAGACACGTTGAAACCTAACACGACCTACACGATCGACTTCACCAATTCCATCTCCGACAATAATGAGAAAAACGTGTTCGAAAACTTCTCTTTCGCTTTCTCTACCGGAGACATCATCGACACACTCGAAGTTTCGGGAGTCTTGCTGAATGCCGAGAATCTAGAACCGATGCCAGGCATTACGATCGGCCTGCACAACAATTTGGAAGATTCCGCATTCGTGAAACTCCCGTTCGTCCGTACTTCCCGTACGAATGACAAAGGGCAGTTCACGATTCGTAATATCACTCCTGGAACCTATCATATTTTTGCCTTAAACGATGTGAACCGCGACTATAAATTCGACCAACCCGGCGAAGACATCGCTTTCTTGGATTCCGTCATCGTCCCTTCCTTCGAACTGACGACCCGGCAGGATACGACCTGGAAAGACAGCCTGACGATCGATACGATCCGGACGGTCGGTTACACCCGTTTCTTCCCGGACAACATCGAACTCCGCCTGTTCAAGGAGAAATTCGAACGCCAGTATATGGTAAAGCCCGAACGCCCGGACGAGAAATACTTTACGCTGCGTTTCAATACGAAGCTGGACACCGTACCGGTGCCTGTCCCCATCAATTTCACCCCGGAAGACAGTACCTGGTATTTTGTGCAGCAGACGGAAGGCGGCGCGGCCGTTAACTACTGGCTTGCCGATTCGACCGTCTGGAAGCAGGACACTCTGCAGGTGCAGGTCTCCTATCCGAAGAGCGACTCCCTGAACATCCTGCGCCCGCAAACCGACACGGTCCAACTGGTATTGCGCCGCCGTCCGGCAGAAAAGAAAAAAAAGAAAAAGAAAGACGAACCCGATCCGATCGTGTTCTTAGGCATGCAAGTAGACGCTCCCGGTTCGATGGACTTGTTCGATACGATATCCGTAACCTTCAACGAACCGGTATTGGATATCAACAAAGAGATGTTCTTCCTCGACCAAAAGATCGATACCGTTTGGAATACGGTAGATTTCGACTTCTTCCCCGATTCGACTAACAGCCTGAACTATTTTATCAGACGTCCGTGGAAGTATGGGGAAGAATACCGCATCGAAGTGGACTCCGCCGCCATCCACAGCCTTTACGGGAAGTGGAACGACTTCTTTACCGGTGAGTTCAAAATCAAGAAAGAAGACGAATACGGCCATCTCTATCTCAATATCAACGGTGTGGACACGACCGCTTTCGTCGAATTGCTCAGTAGTGGAGACGCCCCTGTCCGCAAAGCGAAAGTAAAAGACGGCGGAGTACTCTTCATGGACTTGAAGCCCGATAAGTATTATGCCCGTATCGTGATCGACACAAACGGCAACGGAGTGTGGGATACCGGTAATTATATCGAAAAGCGACAGCCCGAAGAAGTTTATTATTCTCCCAAAATGTACGAGATCATGCAGAACTGGCAGGTCGAAGAGACATGGAATGTCAACTCCACCCCGCTGGCCAAGCAAAAGCCTCTTGAGATAACGAAGAATAAGCCGAAGGAAGCAACCAAGAAGAAAAGAAACTACAAAGATGAAAGTCAACAATCATCGTCAAGGAATAATAGCGGCGGCAACATGGGAATGCCGTTCTGA